GTAAATTTCATAACATAATgttgtctgtgtgcctatagtgtccctttacggcctcagtttaattatttttatgataatttaaaaaagcttatccaacatattattattattactggcatattccacagcgctgtacaactgTGAAAAAGACAATACAGTACATACAGACCAATATAAAAGGTAGAGGGCTCTGTctctgagcttacaatctaagtaACTTGAAGCCTAAGTTAGGCGTAGCTGAGCAACAGCTAGATATATTTGGCAGTCATGGTGTAAAAGTTAAAATATGTGTACCGAGATTTATAATGAGtatgctaaatatttttttttttgtatacgcTAAAAAAACAGACACTTCTCAGCAACAAGAGGCTGAAAAGAGTCATCAAGAACACAGTAAAGGCCATCAAGAAAATAAACACTCTGAAGAGCGTACAAAATCTGGCCAACACTACGCTGAGGAACGCAGAGATACCCAAGACAATCATAAGGAACcacaagaaaacaagaaaactAACCAAGAACAACCGCAGGAATTGAGGCACAACCAGGATAATAAAGAACGTTCACAGGAACAAAACAAGGGCAACCAACAACCTCTTCAGGAACAAAGCAAGGATCAAAAAGCACATAACCGAGATCTAAACAAAGGTGACCAACAGCACCATCATGAGCAAGACCGAAGCAAAGGTAACCAAAAACACGAGCACAGCCATGATCAAAAAGAACATTCACAGGACCCAAATAAGCATTACCAACAGCATTCCCAGGAACACAGAGAAGTTAAAAAAGAACATAACCAAAATAAAGGTGACCAGCAACAATCCCAGATACCCAACAAAAATCAAGAAAAGCATTTCCAAGACCAAAGCAAGGACAACCAACAAAAGTTCCAGGGTCACTACCAGGATCAAAAAGACAGTTTCCAGGACAAAAACAAAGGTACTCAACACCCACAAGAGCACAACCAGGGTCAAAAAGAACAGTTCCAGAACCAAAACAAGGGTAACCAACAATATTCACAGGAGCATAGACAAGATCAAAAAGAACATTCTCTGGCAGAAAAAAAAGATAACCAACAATCCCAGGAGCACAACCAGAGTCAAAAACAACATTCACAGGGCCAACATACAGATAATCAACAACATTCCCAGGAAAACAAAAAGGATCAAAAAGAGCATAACCCAGATCAAAACAATGGTAACCAACAACAGCATCAGGAGCACAACCAGGATCAAAAAGAACATTCCAAGAACCAAAACCAAGATAAGCAACAACATCGTCAGGAGGACAACCAAGAGCAAAAGGAACAGTCCCAAAACCAACAACATTCCCAAGAGCATAGACAAGATCAAAAACAACATTCACGGCAACAAAACACAGATAGCCAGCAATTCCATGAGCACAACCAGAGTCAAAACCAACATTCACAGGATCAAAGTAAGGATAATCAACAACATCCCCTGGAACACAAAATGGATAAAAAAGAACGTAACCAAGAACAAAATAATAGTAACCAACCACAGAATCAGAAGTACAACCAGGATCAAAAAGTACATTCTCAGAACCAAAACCAAGGTAACCAACAACATCATCAGGAGAACAACAAGGATCAAAAAGAAAAATTCCAGGACCAAAACAAAGATAATCAACACCCCCAAGAGCACAACcaggatctaaaagaaaattccCAGAATCAAAGCAAGGGTAGCCAACAACATTACCAGGAACACAGACAGGATCAAAGAGGACATTCTCAGGAACAAAACAAAGACACTTTACACTCACAGGGACACAACCAGAGTCAAAAACAACATTCACAGGAGCAAAATAAGGATAACCGACAATATTCCCAGGAACACAGAAATGATCAAAAAGAACATAGCCAATATCAAAACAAAGGTATCCAGCAACAACCCCAGGAACATAACCAGAATCAAAAAGAACAAGCAGAAACTCAAGACCCAAGCAAAGGTTACCAACGACAGTCACAGGGTCACAACCAGGATCAAAAAGACCGCTCTCAAGACCAAAACAAAGGTATCCAGCAACAACCCCAGGAACATAACCAGAATCAAAAAGAACAAGCAAAAACTCAAGACCCAAGCAAAGGTCACCAACAACAGTCACAGGGTCACAACCAGGATCAAAAAGACCGCTCTCAAGACCAAAACAAAGGTATCCAGCAACAACCCCAGGAACATAACCAGAATCAAAAAGAACAAGCAAAAACTCAAGACCCAAGCAAAAGTAACCAACAACAGTCACAGGGTCACAAACAGGATCCAAGAGAGCGCTCCCAAGACCAAAACAAAGGTGATCAACACCCTCAAGAGCATAGTCAGGATCAAAAAGAATATTTCCAGAACCAAAACCAAGGTAGCGAAGAGCCTACTCAGGAACCCAACCAGGATCAAAAAGGACATTCCCAGCACCAAAACAAAGGTAACCAGCAACAATCACAGGAGCACAACCAGGATCAAAAAGGACATTCCCAGCACCAAAACCAAGGTAACTGACAACATGAACAACGAGCACTTATATCATATCCTCACCACATTCACAAACTGAACCCAAGTGGGGACTAGAAAGCAGTCTGGTCAGAAAAGAATCTGCCTCCCTGCCCGCTGAACACAGGAGACAAGTCAAAGATAGATGGAGACACTTCAAAGGGAGAAATGAGATAGAAGGAGATTAACTTGTTTAAAGGATACAAGTGGTACAGAGGGGAAGAGACAAATAGGCGTTAtgatacagagagagacacatgcaGGTGAGATACAGGGATATACACTTTGGGTgtgagatacagagagagacacatggtGGTAAAATTCATGGAGATACACTGTGGAGAGACACAAGTGGCAAGCTACAGGGCGAGACACAAGTGTGGGGTGAGATACTGAGTGAGACAAAAAGTGGGTGAGATACATAAAGGAGTATGAGATGCATAGTGAAAAATACAAAGgtgaaacagaaaaataaaggTGGGTGGAAGAGGTAACTATACCTctggttcacacacacacacacacacacacgattaacttgatggacacatgtttctcttcagctatgtaaccTACTGACACTATGCATCATTtcatcacactgacacacaattttTGTTTGTCTTCACACAGCTTCAAATGTATCCCTACAACTACATACCCATTAACTCTGCTGAAAAAAACCCACATCCCTGCATTCTCATACACCTGCATTCTCACACTCCACATGTATACACcccagcattcaaacacacatacactgcacacaaatacaaccctgaatTAACACAGATTAACACTTTCATCCTAGATACAAGTATGTACCCACACTCACTCCAATAATACACATACTCAAACATTCACTCAGAAACATACCTTCATAACATGtgcaaacaaacaaatacagacaAGGGTTAATTTACTGAGTCAAGATTTGTGGGGGACTGGCAAACACACTAAAGACTCAGACTCAGCACTTTTTCAATGCAGGGCTCGTGCTTCAAGATTTCTTTTTTTGgtctatttttggataaacttttaaaatgatttctcaaaatattaaagtatcaaaaaatatattatatataaacaaatatatcaatatataatatttttttaaaatatataaaaaaaagtaacataTTGAATCACattaaaactttatccaaaaacataaaataatataaaagcttatccaaaaatattaaattgatgcctaaggacattatttaatattttggaaaagCGTTTCAAATGAGTTAATACTTttgaataaactttaaaaaaaaattttttaaaaacattaaaatattaacaaatattatatatataagaatatataaatatatatgtaaaacaatataaatacattaaaatatttaaaaaaaatattatgttgtTGTACaagctaataaaataataagaaataatttgAAGAGCttatccaaaatatatatataattatgaatATGGATGTGTTTACTGGACATGAAAATGGCCCCAGGACAAACATAGACAGTCCATCCCTGTCTTTTTTCCATACCTACCTCAAGTCTCACCACCTATTGGTATGGTGTGGCCCAGAGTCAGGAGGCTGCCAATACATCACTGTCATCCCATTGGTGGTTCTGTGCATTAACAGCGACAGGAGGGATACATTGCAACTTGAcacgataaaaaaaaataaaaaatgaattagctgttaaaaaaacaaaacaggtaaCAGCAGGAAACTAGAATATCTCCTTAAAGACATAGcagacttaaaataaaataaaaatcagcagacaaatgtaaaaaaaaaacattgattgcTATTAAACATATCTGTGTGTAAAATATTAGAACTCACTGTTTAGGTATGAATTAAAGAAGgttgttttatattgtttgtttattcatttatttatgtttttccaGGCCTTACTACAGATCGTACCTCTGAAGGGATTAAACAtggaaataaatactttttttaattctgtattgATTTCTTTACAATTATGACCTAATGCCCTGCATATATATCTCCAGTAATATACCCTGGTATGTtctatattaaaattattttaaaaaatttcttCCTCCAAACAATATACGGTACTCTCTTTATGATATTAATGataatatttgtatatagtgCTTTCCTCTTAAAGTATTTTAGTGCTGTTTGTCTGTCAAATCTATTGCATCAAACATTACTCGagtgaaatcatttttatttttttttatgcaatttaTAAAATTATTGTTATGTATAAAATGGCTTCTAAAATCAGCACGTTGTCCAATTCTGATTGCCAGTTTCATATGCTTGACTGCCATCAAGGCAACTATATGTTAACTGTACTATAAAGACAACTATACGTTAACaaacattataaaacaaaaaaaacattttttatgccAGTGCTAAAGtaaaatatcaataaaacttTCTAGATATGTCTAGTGAATTATGCATAACTAGATATAAAAGTATTCATTTTTAGGGGTGAACTGAGTGGACATATAATGCATACTAACATGCAATGAAGGTTCAATGATATTTACATCTGATTTCGACGCAGGCAGCTAGCTAAAGCTAAGGTCTTCAGGTAATGAACAAAACATTGCTTGATAAAAACTCATTAATAAAGAGTATATATACCTTTTGCTTAGAAATGCCTGATTCATTTTGTTCATTTTGATCATGAAATAGCAGTGTCTACATAACAGGGTGTACCTGCTAAACATCCCTATATTAAATGAAAAGACAATAAATGGCTAAAAGTATTAATTGGAATTAATAGCCCCCACAATGCACTTAGAAAACTTTTTTGATTTGATTTCAGTTTGATTTCTGCAATTAGAATCCTGACATCAATTATTTAGCATGTTTTAAAGTCTGCTAGTTCCACCAAGTTACTGTGAAAACCTCAAATATAAAAGTGGTAAGTCTAATGTGTTGTATGCCGGGCATATATGGAGATATCAAAAGTATCACTCACCTTTGCAGCTGTTTCTGAAAGGTTATTATATTTCACGGTAAGAGGACAGTGGACCCGTCATGTGTCAGGGAAAAGAACACATCACGTCAGACCAGAATAAACGTATTCACCTTCCATCCAGTTGCCCCTCGGGTTCAACCTTTTGGTTCAGTTGTTGTTGTGGCTTGATGGTCTAATTGGCAGTGATCCATACAGCAAATGGCAAAGCCAGTGCCAGCATCAG
The DNA window shown above is from Pelobates fuscus isolate aPelFus1 chromosome 10, aPelFus1.pri, whole genome shotgun sequence and carries:
- the LOC134575418 gene encoding uncharacterized protein DDB_G0290685-like isoform X2, with protein sequence MSGSRDTHTYSEEALSTEESCKQNTSQQQEAEKSHQEHSKGHQENKHSEERTKSGQHYAEERRDTQDNHKEPQENKKTNQEQPQELRHNQDNKERSQEQNKGNQQPLQEQSKDQKAHNRDLNKGDQQHHHEQDRSKGNQKHEHSHDQKEHSQDPNKHYQQHSQEHREVKKEHNQNKGDQQQSQIPNKNQEKHFQDQSKDNQQKFQGHYQDQKDSFQDKNKGTQHPQEHNQGQKEQFQNQNKGNQQYSQEHRQDQKEHSLAEKKDNQQSQEHNQSQKQHSQGQHTDNQQHSQENKKDQKEHNPDQNNGNQQQHQEHNQDQKEHSKNQNQDKQQHRQEDNQEQKEQSQNQQHSQEHRQDQKQHSRQQNTDSQQFHEHNQSQNQHSQDQSKDNQQHPLEHKMDKKERNQEQNNSNQQHHQENNKDQKEKFQDQNKDNQHPQEHNQDLKENSQNQSKGSQQHYQEHRQDQRGHSQEQNKDTLHSQGHNQSQKQHSQEQNKDNRQYSQEHRNDQKEHSQYQNKGIQQQPQEHNQNQKEQAETQDPSKGYQRQSQGHNQDQKDRSQDQNKGIQQQPQEHNQNQKEQAKTQDPSKGHQQQSQGHNQDQKDRSQDQNKGIQQQPQEHNQNQKEQAKTQDPSKSNQQQSQGHKQDPRERSQDQNKGDQHPQEHSQDQKEYFQNQNQGSEEPTQEPNQDQKGHSQHQNKGNQQQSQEHNQDQKGHSQHQNQGLTTDRTSEGIKHGNKYFF
- the LOC134575418 gene encoding uncharacterized protein DDB_G0290685-like isoform X1, with translation MSGSRDTHTYSEEALSTEESCKQNTSQQQEAEKSHQEHSKGHQENKHSEERTKSGQHYAEERRDTQDNHKEPQENKKTNQEQPQELRHNQDNKERSQEQNKGNQQPLQEQSKDQKAHNRDLNKGDQQHHHEQDRSKGNQKHEHSHDQKEHSQDPNKHYQQHSQEHREVKKEHNQNKGDQQQSQIPNKNQEKHFQDQSKDNQQKFQGHYQDQKDSFQDKNKGTQHPQEHNQGQKEQFQNQNKGNQQYSQEHRQDQKEHSLAEKKDNQQSQEHNQSQKQHSQGQHTDNQQHSQENKKDQKEHNPDQNNGNQQQHQEHNQDQKEHSKNQNQDKQQHRQEDNQEQKEQSQNQQHSQEHRQDQKQHSRQQNTDSQQFHEHNQSQNQHSQDQSKDNQQHPLEHKMDKKERNQEQNNSNQPQNQKYNQDQKVHSQNQNQGNQQHHQENNKDQKEKFQDQNKDNQHPQEHNQDLKENSQNQSKGSQQHYQEHRQDQRGHSQEQNKDTLHSQGHNQSQKQHSQEQNKDNRQYSQEHRNDQKEHSQYQNKGIQQQPQEHNQNQKEQAETQDPSKGYQRQSQGHNQDQKDRSQDQNKGIQQQPQEHNQNQKEQAKTQDPSKGHQQQSQGHNQDQKDRSQDQNKGIQQQPQEHNQNQKEQAKTQDPSKSNQQQSQGHKQDPRERSQDQNKGDQHPQEHSQDQKEYFQNQNQGSEEPTQEPNQDQKGHSQHQNKGNQQQSQEHNQDQKGHSQHQNQGLTTDRTSEGIKHGNKYFF